The proteins below are encoded in one region of Drosophila santomea strain STO CAGO 1482 chromosome 3R, Prin_Dsan_1.1, whole genome shotgun sequence:
- the LOC120451089 gene encoding uncharacterized protein LOC120451089 has product MDDKIILNDFSLTTLKDWLRILGQNTEGTKTELIARLQDIPTAVRGDCPPEHPQKNAPPGNDIFSSLDFQNCEINTDHVSVNAMNRKESTETGSERETNMFELQQLRAELAEAKAMLNGTRSSSQFQEQQQPEQSKATVSSVIQTAQFTQAGATKENTTFHSPQRSNERAESQRFPVDALALAKETITDYDGKTCARAWITVVKNIARTFNIDDNHLRILLITKLKGNAQVWLHAHPARLIEPIDNLLDQLSLTFGEQSSKAEIRRKFESRKWKTEENFCSYYDEKMALSNGINIDDDELLDQMIEGIPLQNFRTQARIQCFSTPSEMLRAFSNIRLPARREPPVQPTDYKDAQTVIQEDTKLTSARSPNVNQVRATPVDNLDTWWHNVPQGRAFQLIIIMPHRLWQSYIYH; this is encoded by the exons ATGGACGATAAAATCATCCTGAACGACTTTTCGCTGACAACCCTAAAAGATTGGCTACGTATTCTGGGCCAAAATACGGAGGGCACAAAAACCGAATTAATCGCGAGGCTGCAAGACATCCCAACGGCAGTTCGGGGCGATTGTCCACCGGAGCACCCCCAGAAAAACGCTCCACCAGGAAACGACATTTTTTCTTCACTGGATTTTCAGAATTGTGAAATTAACACCGATCACGTAAGTGTGAATGCAATGAACAGAAAAGAATCAACCGAAACTGGCAGTGAGAGGGAGACAAACATGTTCGAGCTACAGCAACTACGCGCAGAGCTAGCAGAAGCGAAGGCAATGCTTAACGGAACACGATCGAGCTCGCAGTtccaagaacaacaacaaccagagcaAAGCAAGGCTACAGTTAGTTCCGTTATCCAGACGGCGCAGTTTACGCAGGCTGGCGCCACAAAAGAGAACACAACATTTCACTCGCCGCAGCGATCCAACGAGAGAGCGGAGAGCCAGCGTTTTCCAGTTGATGCTCTCGCTCTCGCCAAAGAGACGATAACCGATTACGATGGGAAAACTTGCGCGCGTGCCTGGATAACAGTGGTCAAAAATATCGCACGCACTTTCAACATCGATGACAACCATTTACGCATCTTACTCATCACTAAACTTAAAGGAAACGCGCAAGTCTGGTTACATGCGCACCCTGCTCGATTGATCGAACCAATTGACAATTTGCTTGATCAACTGTCATTGACTTTTGGCGAGCAATCATCCAAGGCTGAGATCCGGCGAAAATTCGAGAGTCGCAAGTGGAAAACCGAGGAGAATTTCTGCAGTTATTACGACGAGAAGATGGCTCTCTCAAACGGGATAAACATCGACGACGACGAACTACTGGACCAGATGATAGAGGGCATACCGCTGCAAAATTTCCGTACCCAAGCACGGATTCAATGCTTCTCTACTCCGTCGGAGATGCTACGCGCATTTTCGAACATCCGTTTGCCAGCTCGGAGGGAGCCACCTGTACAGCCAACCGACTACAAAGATGCGCAAACTGTAATTCAAGAGGACACAAAGCTGACATCTGCAAGAAGCCCAAACGTGAACCAGGTTCGTGCTACTCCTGTGGACAACTTGGACACCTGGTGGCACAATGTCCCACAAGGAAGAGCGTTTCAACTAATAATTAT AATGCCTCATAGACTCTGGCAGTCCTATATCTATCATTAA